The DNA segment ATCGACGTCGTCGACACTGCTTTCCGGCCGGGCGTCGCGGACCGTCGCGGTCGCGGTCCGGGTGCTGACGATCCGGACATCGGCGTGGCTGGCGCCCAGTTCCGCGGCGCGCGCCAGGGCGGCGTCGGCGCAGGCGGTCAACGGGAGGGCGGCGAACTCCGGGTCGATCGGATGGGCCCTGTCGATCGGATGGGCGCTGTCGACCGGACGGGTCATGCGGTGGCTCCCGGGGGCGGCTCGTCGACCGCGGCAGGACCTGCAGCCGCAGCGGCGTCATTGTCCGACTGCCGCCGTACCCGGGACGTCATGCGGCCCTGCGAAACACCGACGACCAGCACACCGATCATCAGCCAGATCGCGACGGCAGGGGCGAAGAGGCAGACGACCGCCACGGCGAGGAAGTAGCCCACGAAGGCCCATTCCCAGTACCAGGGCACGCGCGGGCGATCCCGCAACCGCGGGTCCAGCAGCTGCGGATGGCGCTCGGCGTACTGGGTGAGCAGGGCCAGACTGGCCGAGGCCAGCGCGAGGTTGAGCAGGTAGAGGACGCCGACACCGTTGCTGAACGCCGGATCCTCTTCGCCGAGCATGGACGTCGGGAACGGCAGGAAGACGATGGAGACCAGCCACAGCAGGTTGAGCCGGGCCAGGCCGGAGTCGTAGCTGCGGAAGTCCTCGAAGATCCGGTGGTGGCCGAGCCACAGCTGCGCGATCACGTAGAAGGACAGGATGAACGCCAGGATCTCCGACTGCGCCCGGCCGTCGCTGTCGGCGAACAGGTCCCACGCGCTGTGCCCCTCGGGAATCTCCAGATCGACCAGCGGCAGGACCAGCAGAGTGATCGCGATGGCCACCACAGCGTCGCTGAAGTTGACCAGCCGGTCGAAGCCGCGTTCGGTGCGCATGGCAGGGCCAGGCTAGCGGGCGCCGGATCACCACCGGCTGATCAGAAGGAGCGAGCCGATGAGTCGCCAGCTGCAGGTCACCTTCGACGCCCACGACCCGAGGGCGCTGTCGATCTTCTGGCGGGAGGCGCTCGGCTACGTCCACCCCGGGCCGCCCGGGGTGGCGCTGAGCGCCGGGGACGATCCGCTGGCGGCGTGGGACGACTTCCTGGCCGGGATCGGCGTACCGGCGGAGCAACGCAACAGCCGTTCGGCCATCGAGGACCCCGACGGCCACGGACCGCGCCTGTTCTTCCAGCAGGTGCCCGAGGGCAAGACCGCCAAGAACCGGGTGCACCTGGACGTGCGAGCCGCCCCCGGGCTGGCCGGCGACGAGCGGATGGCCGCGCTGGAAGCCGAATGCGCGCGACTGGTCGCGCTCGGCGCTACCCGGACCCGCCGGTTCGAGCCGGCACCGCCGATGAGCGCCGGCTTCATCGTGATGGCTGACCCGGAGGGCAACGAGTTCTGCCTGGACTGAACGCCCGCAGCCGCCGGACCGGCCGCGAGGGGCGCATGCCGCAGTCAGCACGCCGCGGCCGGGCACGCCGCGGTGGGCACGCCGGAGCCGACGCCGGGCAGGCCGTCGAGGGCACGCCGCCGCGGCGTGCCCGGTCTACCAATCGGTAGCCGGTACGGTCTGCCGGGCGCCCGACCGGGCGCCGATTGGCGGATGGCAGGGCGCGAGGAGGCAGGTCCGGGTGAGTCGCGTTGTCCTGGTCACCGGGGGGAACCGGGGGATCGGCCTCGGGATCGCGCGGGCGTTCGACGCGCTGGGCGACACCGTGGTGGTCACGCACCGCAGCGGGCCTCCGCCGGAGGGCCTGCGGGCGGTGCAGTGCGACGTGACCGACACCGCGTCGGTCGAGGCGGCCTTCGACTGGATCGAGGCGGAGGTCGGACCGGTCGACGTGCTGGTCGCCAATGCCGGCATCGCCCGCGACGCGCTCCTGGTGCGGCTGTCCGACGAGGCGATCGCGGAGGTCATCGAGACAAACCTCGTCGGCACCATGCGGGTGGCACGCCGGGCAGCACGCTCGATGATGCGCCGCCGGTCCGGCCGCATGATCTTCATCTCCAGCGTGCTGGGCTATCTGGGTGCGCCCGGCGCCTCGAACTACGCCGCGTCGAAGGCGGCCCTCGTGGGCCTGGCCCGGTCGCTGGTCTACGAACTGGCGCCGCGCAACATCACGATCAACGTCGTACTGCCGGGGTACGTCGAGACCGACCTGACCGCGACGCTGCCCGCCGAGCGGTCGGCCGACATCATGGCCCGGGTGCCGGCCCGGCGGTTCGCGCAGCTGCACGAGGTCTCGTCCG comes from the Actinomycetota bacterium genome and includes:
- a CDS encoding DUF1211 domain-containing protein; the encoded protein is MRTERGFDRLVNFSDAVVAIAITLLVLPLVDLEIPEGHSAWDLFADSDGRAQSEILAFILSFYVIAQLWLGHHRIFEDFRSYDSGLARLNLLWLVSIVFLPFPTSMLGEEDPAFSNGVGVLYLLNLALASASLALLTQYAERHPQLLDPRLRDRPRVPWYWEWAFVGYFLAVAVVCLFAPAVAIWLMIGVLVVGVSQGRMTSRVRRQSDNDAAAAAGPAAVDEPPPGATA
- a CDS encoding VOC family protein, with the protein product MSRQLQVTFDAHDPRALSIFWREALGYVHPGPPGVALSAGDDPLAAWDDFLAGIGVPAEQRNSRSAIEDPDGHGPRLFFQQVPEGKTAKNRVHLDVRAAPGLAGDERMAALEAECARLVALGATRTRRFEPAPPMSAGFIVMADPEGNEFCLD
- a CDS encoding SDR family oxidoreductase — its product is MSRVVLVTGGNRGIGLGIARAFDALGDTVVVTHRSGPPPEGLRAVQCDVTDTASVEAAFDWIEAEVGPVDVLVANAGIARDALLVRLSDEAIAEVIETNLVGTMRVARRAARSMMRRRSGRMIFISSVLGYLGAPGASNYAASKAALVGLARSLVYELAPRNITINVVLPGYVETDLTATLPAERSADIMARVPARRFAQLHEVSSVVTFLASEDAGYVNGAVIAVDGGAAMGH